From the genome of Streptomyces sp. SID8374:
GGCCGAGGACGGACATGAGCCCGCCCCGGATCCGCACGAGCCGTCGCTGTCGGGGCGTCGCGGGAGAAGTCCGTCTGCGGATGTTCGATCCCCTTCGCCCCACCAGCCCCCACCCCGTGCGCGAGGGCTGGTGCGGGTGCCGAACAGCGGGTACAGGGGTTACATACGGATCAGTAGGCAGCGACTAGCAGTCCGTGTGCCCAGGTGCCCGTCCGTCCTGGTGATGCGCGGCGAGGTGAGGCCCTCATGTCCGCACCACACAACACCCCCCAGGTCCCCAAAGCGCCCAAGGTCACCGAGCGTGAGGCGCGCCGGGTCGCCGAGGCCGCCCGTGAGCAGGACTGGCGCAAGCCCAGCTTCGCCAAGGAGCTGTTCCTGGGGCGGTTCCGGCTTGATCTGATCCATCCGCACCCCCTGCCACCGCCCGATGACATCCGGCGCGGTGAGGAGTTCCTCGCGCGGCTGCGGGCCTTCTGCGAGGCGCACATCGACAGCGCGCGGATCGAGCGCGAGGCGAAGATCCCTGACGAGGTGGTCCGCGGGCTCAAGGAGCTCGGGGCGCTGGGCATGAAGATCGAGACCAAGTACGGCGGGCTCGGGCTCACCCAGGTGTACTACAACAAGGCCCTCGCCCTCGTCGGCTCCGCGAGCCCCGCCATCGGGGCGCTGCTCTCGGCGCATCAGTCGATCGGCGTACCGCAGCCGCTGAAGATTTTCGGCACCCAGGAGCAGAAGGACGCCTTCCTGCCCCGGCTCGCCACCACCGACATCTCCGCGTTCCTGCTGACCGAGCCCGACGTCGGCTCCGACCCCGCCCGGCTCGCCACCACCGCCGTGCCCGACGGGAACGACTACCTGCTGGACGGGGTGAAGCTCTGGACCACCAATGGTGTTGTCGCCGATCTGTTGGTCGTCATGGCTCGGGTTCCTGCTTCCGAGGGGCACCCCGGCGGCATCACCGCCTTCGTCGTCGAGGCCGACGCCCCCGGCGTCACCGTGGAGCACCGCAACGCCTTCATGGGGCTGCGCGGCATCGAGAACGGCGTCACCCGCTTCCATCAGGTCCGGGTCCCCGCCGTGAACCGGATCGGGCCCGAGGGCGCCGGGCTGAAGATCGCGCTGACCACCCTCAACACCGGGCGCCTCTCGCTGCCCGCCATGTGTGTCGGGGCGGGGAAGTGGTGTCTGAAGATCGCCCGCGAATGGTCCGCCGTACGGGAGCAGTGGGGGCGGCCCGTCGCGAAGCATGAGGCGGTCGGGGCGAAGATCTCCTTCATCGCGGCCACCACCTTCGCCCTGGAGGCGATCGTCGACCTCTCCTCGCAGATGGCCGACGAGGACCGCAACGACATCCGTATCGAGGCCGCCCTCGCCAAGCTGTACGGCTCCGAGATGGGCTGGCTCATCGCCGACGAACTGGTCCAGATCCGCGGCGGGCGCGGCTTCGAGACCGCCGAGTCGCTGGCCGCCCGCGGGGAGCGGGCCGTTCCGGCCGAGCAGATGCTCCGGGACATGAGGATCAACCGGATCTTCGAGGGCTCCACCGAGATCATGCACCTGCTGATCGCCCGCGAGGCCGTCGACGCCCACCTCAAGGTCGCCGGGGACATCATCGACCCGGAGAAGGCGCTCGCCGACAAGGCCAAGGCGGGTGCCAACGCGGCCGGGTTCTACGCCCGCTGGCTGCCCCAGCTCGTCACCGGGGCCGGGCAACTTCCGCGTACGTACGGCGAGTTCAACCCTGCCGGCCACCGCGACCTCTCCGGCCACCTCCGGTATGTGGAGCGCTCCTCGCGCAAGCTCGCCCGGTCCACCTTCTACGCCATGTCCCGCTGGCAGGGCCGGATGGAGACCAAGCAGGGCTTCCTCGGCCGGATCGTCGACATCGGCGCCGAACTCTTCGCCATGTCCGCCGCCTGCGTCCGCGCCGAGCATCTGCGGGGCGCCGGGGAGCACGGCCGTGAGGCCTACCAGCTCGCCGACGCCTTCTGCCGCCAGTCCCGCGTCCGGGTGGAGGAGTTGTTCGGCCGGTTGTGGTCCAACACCGACGACCTGGACCGGCGTGTGGTGGACGGCGTGCTCTCCGGTACGTACACCTGGCTGGAGGAGGGCGTCATCGACCCCAGCGGCGAAGGGCCCTGGATCGCGGACGCCGCCCCCGGGCCCTCCGCCCGGGAGAACCAGCACCGGCCGGTGCGCTGACCGGAGCCTGCCGGTCCGCGACCCGGCCGGTGCGCTGACCAGGAGCCCGCCGGTGCGCTGACCGGAGCCCGCCGGTCCGCGACCCGGGGCCGTGACCCGGAAGCCCGGAGCACAGCTCCCACAGGGGGCGCGTCCGTACGCCGGGCGCGCCCCCTCCGTACCGAATCCCCGCCCCACCGGGACGCGCTGTCCCCACGCACAGCCGGAGCGGCAACAATGGGGGGTATGAGCGACAGCCCCGCCCCCCTCGCCGATCCGCATCTCCTCTTCGACACCGCGGACGGCCGCCGGGATCTGGTGATCCTCGGCTCCACCGGGTCCATCGGCACCCAGGCCATCGACCTGGTCCTGCGCAACCCCGACCGCTTCCGGGTCACCGCGCTCTCCGCCGCCGGCGGCCGGACCGCCCTCCTCGCCGAGCAGGCGCACCTCCTGCGGGTGAACGCGGTCGCCGTCGCCGACCCGGGCGCCGTCCCCGCCCTGCGTGAGGCGCTGCGTGAGCGGTACGGGGCCGGGGAGCCGCTCCCCGAACTCCTCGCCGGGCCCGACGCGGCGGCCACCCTCGCCGCGAGCGACTGCCACACCGTGCTCAACGGGATCACCGGCTCCATCGGGCTCGCCCCGACGCTGGCCGCGCTGAAGGCGGGCCGCACGCTCGCCCTGGCCAACAAGGAGTCGCTGATCGTCGGCGGCCCGCTGGTGAAGGCGCTCGCCGCCCCCGGCCAGATCATCCCGGTCGACTCCGAGCACGCCGCGCTCTTCCAGGCCCTGGCGGCCGGTAAACGCTCCGATGTCCGCAAGCTCGTCGTCACCGCCTCCGGCGGGCCCTTCCGGGGCCGTACGCGCGAGGAGCTGGCCGACGTCACCCGCGAGCAGGCCCTGACCCACCCCACCTGGGCGATGGGCCCGGTCATCACGATCAACTCCGCGACGCTCGTCAACAAGGGGCTTGAGGTCATCGAGGCGCACCTCCTCTACGACATCCCCTTCGACCGCATCGAGGTCGTGGTCCACCCGCAGTCCTACGTGCACTCCATGGTCGAGTTCACCGACGGCTCCACCCTCGCCCAGGCCACCCCGCCCGACATGGGCGGACCCATCGCCATCGGCCTCGGCTGGCCCGAGCGGGTCCCGGACGCGGCCCCCGCCTTCGACTGGTCGAAGGCGTCCACGTGGGAGTTCTTCCCGCTGGACACCGAGGCCTTCCCGTCGGTCGCCCTCGCCCGCCATGTCGGTACGCTCGGCTCCACGGCACCCGCCGTCTTCAACGCGGCCAACGAGGAGTGCGTGGACGCCTTCCTCGCCGGACAGCTGCCGTTCAACGGAATCATGGATACGGTCACCGCTGTGGTGACCGAACACGGCACCCCCGCCCCGGGAACCCCGCTCAGCCTCGCGGACGTCCTCGAAGCGGAAACCTGGGCCCGCGCACGGGCCCGGGAACTCTCGGCGAAAGCGACAGCGGAGGCGCGCGCATGAGTCTGACCTCGATCCTGCTGACGGTCCTGGGGATCGCCGTCTTCGTCGTGGGCCTGCTGTTCTCCATCGCCTGGCACGAGCTGGGCCACCTCTCCACGGCCAAGATGTTCGGCATCCGGGTGCCGCAGTACATGGTCGGATTCGGCCCGACGATCTGGTCGAAGCAGAAGGGCGACACCGAGTACGGCATCAAGGCCATCCCGGCCGGCGGCTACATCCGCATGATCGGGATGTTCCCGCCCGGCGCCGACGGCCGCCTCGAAGCCCGCTCCACCTCGCCGTGGCGCGGCATGATCGAGGACGCCCGCTCCGCCGCGTACGAGGAGCTGGAGCCCGGCGACGAGAAGCGGCTCTTCTACACGCGCAAGCCGTGGAAGCGCGTCATCGTGATGTTCGCCGGCCCGTTCATGAACCTGATCCTCGCCGTCGCGATCTTCATGGGCGTCGCGATGACCTTCGGCTTCCAGACGCAGACCACCGAGGTCGCCGGCGTACAGCAGTGTGTGATCTCGCAGAGCGAGAAGCGCGACACCTGCAAGAGCACCGACCCGGTCTCCCCGGCCAAGGCCGCGGGGCTCCAGGAGGGCGACAGGATCGTCGCCTTCGACGGGCAGAAGGTCGACGACTGGGCCACGCTCTCGGACCGCATCCGCAACACCATCGGCCCCGCCACCATCACCGTGGAGCGCGGCGGCCAGGAGGTCACCCTCAACGCCGTCCTGCGGGAGAACGCCGTCGCGAAGAAGGACGGCAGGGGCGATGTCATCCCGGACCAGTACATCAAGGCGGGCTACCTCGGCTTCGCCGCCCAGACCGAGATCGTGCCGCTCTCCTTCGGCGACTCCGTCGTGCGCATGGGCGACATGATCGAGAACGGTGTCGACGCGATCATCGCGCTGCCCTCCAAGATCCCGGACCTGTGGAACGCGGCGTTCAGCGACGGCCAGCGCGCCGACGACTCACCGGTCGGTGTCGTGGGCGCCGCCCGGATCGGCGGCGAGGTGATGAACCTCGACATCCCGGCGCAGAACCAGGTCGCGATGATGCTGTTCCTGCTGGCGGGGTTCAACCTGTCGTTGTTCCTGTTCAACATGTTGCCGCTGCTCCCACTGGACGGGGGGCACATCGCGGGCGCGCTCTGGGAGTCGCTGCGGCGCAATGTGGCCAAGGTCTTCCGGCGCCCCGACCCGGGCCCGTTCGACGTGGCCAAGCTGATGCCGGTCGCCTATGTGGTCGCCGGGCTCTTCATCTGCTTCACGCTGCTGGTCCTGGTGGCCGACATCGTGAATCCGGTCAAGATCACCTGATGGTCCGATAAGTGAACGCCTCATCCGCCCCAGAAGTGGCCGCCGGGCACACGCGTCGTGTCCGGTCGGTCACCATCTGGTTGACTTGTCCGTACGGTGCGTGCGCCCCGGCTCCGGTGCCGTAACCTCGAAGCCTGGAGCCCGCCGACATCGGGACCTTGATCCACACCTTGGGGATGCACAGCGCATGACTGCGATTTCTCTCGGAATGCCGGCCGTTCCGACCAAGCTCGCCGACCGACGGGTCAGCCGACAGATCCAGGTCGGCTCGGTCGCGGTCGGCGGTGACGCGCCCGTTTCCGTGCAGTCGATGACGACGACACGTACGTCGGACATCGGTGCCACCCTCCAGCAGATCGCCGAGCTGACGGCCTCCGGCTGCCAGATCGTCCGGGTGGCCTGCCCGACCCAGGACGACGCCGACGCCCTCGCCACGATCGCCCGCAAGTCGCAGATCCCGGTGATCGCCGACATCCACTTCCAGCCGAAGTACGTCTTCGCCGCGATCGACGCGGGCTGCGCGGCGGTCCGGGTGAACCCCGGCAACATCAAGCAGTTCGACGACAAGGTCAAGGAGATCGCCAAGGCGGCCTCCGAGACCCGCACCCCGATCCGGATCGGCGTCAACGCCGGCTCCCTGGACGCGCGGCTCCTGAAGAAGTACGGCAAGGCCACCCCCGAGGCCCTCGTCGAGTCCGCCCTGTGGGAGGCGTCCCTCTTCGAGGAGCACGGCTTCGGCGACATCAAGATCTCGGTCAAGCACAACGACCCGGTCGTCATGGTCAACGCCTACCGCCAGCTCGCCGCCCGGAGCGACTACCCGCTCCACCTCGGCGTCACCGAGGCCGGACCGGCGTTCCAGGGCACCATCAAGTCGGCCGTCGCCTTCGGTGCCCTGCTCTCCGAGGGCATCGGCGACACCATCCGCGTCTCCCTCTCGGCCCCGCCCGCCGAGGAGGTCAAGGTCGGCCTCCAGATCCTGGAGGCGCTGAACCTCAAGCAGCGCCGCCTGGAGATCGTCTCCTGCCCCTCCTGCGGCCGCGCCCAGGTCGACGTCTACAAGCTCGCCGACCAGGTCAGCGCCGGTCTGGAGGGCATGGAGGTCCCGCTGCGCGTCGCGGTCATGGGCTGCGTCGTCAACGGCCCCGGCGAGGCCCGCGAGGCCGACCTCGGGGTCGCCTCCGGCAACGGCAAGGGCCAGATCTTCGTCAAGGGCGAGGTCATCAAGACCGTCCCCGAGTCGAAGATCGTCGAGACCCTCATCGAGGAAGCCCTCAAGATCGCCGAGCAGATGGAGAAGGACGGCATCGCCTCGGGCGAGCCCCAGGTCTCCATCAGCTGACCTGCGTCTTCGACGGTTCCCACCGCCCCGCCGAGCCTCGTGCCCGGCGGGGCGGCGGCGTGTCCACGGCCGGTCCGAGAGCCCGCTTCCGGACCCGGGCAGCGTTCTCCGGCCTTGTTGGGTACAGTGCGGAAATCAGCAGACCGCATGGTGAGGCCCCCTCGTGTTGACGCAGACCACCACCCGGGTCCTCGAACCCAGCGACCTCGGCGCAGCGCTCGCCATCCTGGAGAGCGAGCCCGTGGCCAACGCCTTCGTCACGTCCCGCGTGCAGGTCGCGGGACTCGATCCCTGGCGCCTCGGCGGCGAGATGTGGGGCTGGTACGCCGACGGCAGGCTCCGCTCCCTCTGCTACGCCGGTGCCAACCTGGTACCCATCTGCGCCGGGCCCGAAGCCGTACGCGCCTTCGCCGACCGGGCCCGCCGGGCCGGCCGCCGCTGCTCCTCCATCGTCGGCCCCGCCGAACCCACCGCCCTGCTCTGGCGCCTGCTGGAGCCGGGCTGGGGACCCGCCCGCGAGGTCCGCGCCAACCAGCCCCTCATGGTCACCGAGAGCCCGTCCGCCGACGTGACCCCCGACCCGCTCGTCCGCCGCATCCGCAAGGACGAGACCGAGGTCCTGATGCCGGCCTGCGTGGCGATGTTCACCGAGGAGGTCGGCATCTCCCCGCTCGCCGGGGACGGCGGCCTCCTCTACCAGGCCCGGGTCGCCGAACTCATCGGCGCCGGACGCTCCTTCGCCCGCATCGACGACGGCAAGGTCGTCTTCAAGGCGGAGATCGGCGCCGCCACCACCCAGGCCTGCCAGATCCAGGGCGTCTGGGTCGCCCCCGAACACCGCGGCAAGGGCCTCTCCGAGACCGGCATGGCCGCCGTCCTGCGCTATGCCCTCGCCGACGTCGCCCCCGTCGTCAGCCTCTACGTGAACGACTACAACACCCCCGCCCGCAAGGCCTACCACCGCGTCGGCTTCCGCGAGACGGGCACCTTCATGAGCGTTCTGTTCTGAGCGGCCCATACGTCTGAGCTGCCCGTACGGGGGTCTCTTCCCGGCCGCCGCGCGTTCCGGCCCCACCGCCCCGGCCAGTAGGGTTCGCGCATGGCACCAGCAGTCACCGGGAACGGCCCCGCGGACCCCGGCATCGAGGTCGGCCCCATCGACCTGGCCGCACGCGTCGACGAAGCCCTCCACGTCCAGGCCGCCGCCTTCGGGCTCAGCCAGGACGAGATCGACGTACGCCGCCACATCGTCCTGCGCCACCTCGACCACCCCGGGGCCCGCGCGCTCGGCGCCCTCACCCCCGACGGGCGGCTCGTCGGCTTCGTCTACGGGCTGCCCAACGACCGCGCCCACTGGTGGTCCACCGTCGTGGAGCCCTACCTGCGGGCCACCGGCTCCGACGGCTGGCTGGACGACTCCTTCGTCATCACCGAGCTGCACGTCCACCCCGACCACCAGCAGCACGGCCTCGGCCGCACCCTGATCACCACCATCACCGACGGCGTCCCGCACCCCCGGTCGATCCTCTCCGCGATCGACAAGGACAGCCCCGCCCGCGCCCTCTACCGCGCCCTCGGCTACCGCGACCTGGCCCGCCAGGTGGTCTTCCCCAGCGCCCCGCTGCCGTACGCGGTGATGGGCGCGCCCCTGCCGCTCCGGCGGCCCCGGGGCTGAATCGATTTCCGCCTGCCCGCACCCCCCGGCTAACCTCGGGCTCACCACCCTTGCGAGCAGGAGTTCATCATGGCCCAGGTCCAGCGCATGTCCCGATTGATGATCAAGACACTGCGCGACGACCCGGCGGACGCCGAGACGCTCAGCCACAAGCTGCTGGTCCGCGCCGGGTACGTGCGCCGCAACGCGGCCGGCATCTGGTCCTGGCTGCCGCTCGGCAAGAAGGTCCTGGACAACATCTCCAACGTGGTCCGCGAGGAGATGGACGCCATCGGCGCCCAGGAGGTCCTGCTCCCCGCCCTGCTGCCCAAGGAGCCCTACGAGGCGTCCGGCCGCTGGGAGGAGTACGGCGACCTGCTCTTCCGCCTCCAGGACCGCAAGGGCGGCGACTACCTCCTCGGCCCGACCCACGAGGAGATCTTCACCCAGACCGTCAAGGACCAGTGCACGTCCTACAAGGACCTGCCGGTGATGCTCTACCAGATCCAGACGAAGTACCGCGACGAGGCGCGCCCCCGCTCCGGTGTGCTCCGCGGCCGCGAGTTCCAGATGAAGGACTCGTACAGCTTCGACACCACCGACGAGGGCCTCGCGCACTCCTACGCCCTGCACCGGGCCGCGTACATCAAGATCTTCGAGCGCCTGGGCCTGGACCACCGCATCGTCTCCGCCGTCTCCGGCGCGATGGGCGGCTCGGCCTCCGAGGAGTTCCTGGCGCCCGCCGCCGCCGGGGAGGACACCTTCGCGGACTGCCCCAACTGCGACTACGCCGCCAACACCGAGGCCGTGACCTTCGCGCTCGCCCCGGTCGACGGCTCGGCGCACGGCGCGGTCGAGGAGCTGGACACCCCCGACACCCCGACCATCGAGACCCTCGCCGCGCACCTGGGCGTCCCCGCCTCGGCCACCCTGAAGAACCTGCTGGTCAAGGTGGACGGCGAGATCGTGGCCGTCGGCGTCCCCGGCCACCGCGAGGTCGACCTCGGCAAGCTCGGCGAGCACCTGGCGCCCGCCGTCGTGGAGCTGGTCACCGCCGAGGACTTCGTCGGCCGTGACGACCTCGTACGCGGCTACGTCGGCCCCCAGGGCCTGGAGAAGGTCCGCTACCTCGCGGACCCCCGCGTCGCCCCCGGCACCGCCTGGATCACCGGTGCCAACAAGGACGGCAAGCACGCCAAGAACGTCGTCGCGGGCCGTGACTTCGAGGTCGACCAGTACCTCGACGTCGTCGTGGTCGAGGAGGGCGACCCCTGCCCCAAGTGCGGCGCCGGCCTCACCCTGGACCGCGCCATCGAGATCGGCCACATCTTCCAGCTCGGCCGCAAGTACGCCGACACCTTCCAGCTGGACGTGCTGGGCCAGCAGGGCAAGCCGGTCCGCGTCACGATGGGCTCGTACGGCATCGGCGTCTCCCGCGCGGTGGCCGCCCTCACCGAGCAGACCGCCGACGACAAGGGCCTGTGCTGGCCCCGCGAGGTCGCCCCGGCCGACGTCCACGTCGTCGCCGCGGGCAAGGCCCTCCAGACGGAGCTGGCCCTCGACGTCTCGGAGAAGCTCAACGCGGCGGGCCTGCGCGTCCTGGTCGACGACCGCCCCGGCGTCTCGCCCGGCGTGAAGTTCACCGACTCCGAGCTGATCGGCGTGCCGAAGATCCTGGTCGCCGGCCGCCGCTCGGCCGACGGCGTCCTGGAGCTGAAGGACCGCCGCACCGGCGAGCGCGAGGAGCTGACCGTCGACGAGGCGATCGCCCGCCTCACGGCCGACCTGGCCTGACCGGCTGCCGTACGTACGGACCTGGCGAAGGCCCCCGCACCGCGCGGGGGCCTTCGCTCCGTCCCGGCCTGTGCACCGCATACGACGAGGGCACCCGCACGCGGTGTGCGAGGGTCCCGGTCCGATCCCGTACGTACGAGGAGGGCCCCGCACACCGCGTGCGGGGCCCTCCTCGTACGTACGGCGAACCGTTACAGCCAGCCCGCGAACTCCAGGTTGACCTCGCCCATCTGCCGCCGCCCCTCGGCCAGCGCGCGGGTCCCCGACTCGACCGCCCGGAACAGCGTCCAGCCGTGCAGCCGGGCCTGCTCCACCTCCAGCGACTCCGCCAGCCTCTTGACCCGCCGCCGCGCCGTCACCGGGCCGCCGGGGGAGGCGATCAGATCCTCCGCCCGGTCCCGCACCAGCCGCGCCAGGTCGTAGGCGCGCTCGCCCACCAGCGGCTCAGGGCCCACCGTCAGCCAGGGCGCGCGCTCGCCGGAGAGCACCTTGCTCTGGCGGAAGTTGCCGTGCAGCAGCAGGAGTTCGGGGGAGCCCTCGACCAGCTCCGTACGGGCCGCGAGGGCCGCGTCCACCAGCGGGGCGAGCTCCGGATCGGCCTCGGCGGCCGCCCGCATGCCCTCCGTCTGCCGCCCGGTCCGCTCGGCCACCGTCTCGAAGGGGTGGCCGGCGGGCGGCTCCACCCACAGCCGCCGGACCGTGCCCGCCGCCTCCAGCAGGGCCTTGGCCTCCGGCAGCGAACGCAGCGACACCTCGTGGTGCAGCCGCTCCAGCAGCAGCGCCCCGGACGCGTCGGGGGCGGGCGCGTCCAGCAGCTTCACCGCGCCCCAGCCGTTCCAGTGCGCCAGCGCCGCCCGCTCCTGCTCCGGTTCGGCGCGCGGGGGAGCGATCTTCAGCGCGGCCGGGGTCCCGTCGGCCCGCCGGACCAGGAGCACCAGGGCGCTGCGGCCGCCGGGGGCGGCCACCCGCTCCACGGTGAGGTCCGGCCCGGCGGCGTCGATCGCCTGTTCGGTGAGCGTGGGGAGGCGGTCCAGCCAGTCGGCCGCCGCACCGTCCCCGTACATCTCGCCGAGCGCGCGCACCAGGCGCTGCGGCGGTTCGAAACCCATACGTCCGTTGTTCCCTTTCCAGTCCCTCGTCAGGCCGTGCCGTCCGCTCCCGCGGCCTCCACCGGGCCCGTCGTCGAGGCCGGATCGGCGCCCGGGGCCCGCTCGGCGAGCCCCGGAAAGGCTACGTTGCCGCCCCGCCAGCGGGCCGCCCGCACGGCCGCCTCCCGCAGTGCGCCCGCCGCGTCGGCGCGCGCGGGCCCTTCGGTGGCCCGTACGAGATCGGAGTACACGCCCGCCACCCGGTCCTCCAGGACGGCGGCGAGGCGCAGTGCCGACGCGGTGTCGGTAACCGCGAAGGGCAGAGCGTACGCGGCCTCCGCGGCGACCGGCGCACCGCCCAGGTCACGCACGGTGCGCATGAGCGTGTCCCGGCGTGCGCGGTGCCCGTCGTACGCCGCGTTCGCCTCGGTGCGCCGCTTCTCGGCCACCCGGCCGCCGAGCACGCCGTACCCGTAGACGGCCGCGTGTTCGGCGGCGAGCGCGGCCTGGGCGGCGGTGAGGGCGGGGGAGGGGGCCTCGTCCTCGGAGGGCAGGGTCATGACGCGGTCTCCTTGGCCAGCTCGGTCAGCAGATAGGCGTGGACCGCCGCGGCGGCGGCCACCGAGGCCAGCAGGCGGGCCAGTTCGGGTTCCGCGGTGAGCAGCGCCTCGGCGTGTGCGTCGGCCCTGCGGCGCTCGGCGGCGGCCAGTTCCTTGACGGCGGCCTTCGCGTCGGCGGAGACGGGACCGGGCGCGGGTGGGGCGGCGGCCTTCCCGCCACCCGCCGCCAGGGCCTTGGTGTGCTCCCGTACGGCCGCCCGCAGGGGCGCCAGGCCCTCCGCGAGGGCGGGGTGGGCCTCGGCGGCCAGGTCGTAGTGGGCGAGCGTCAGGGCGGCGGTGCGCGCCGCCGCCGTACGCAGGGCCTTCTCCACCCGCACGGCTTCGGCCTCGGTGCGTACGGGTCCGCTCCGGCCCGTGCTCTTGTCGTCCTCCCCGCAGCCGGTCAGCACCGCACCCAGTGCGAGAGCCCCCGTCGCGGTGAGCGCCCCCCTGCGGGTCGTCCCCGTGCGCCGCACGTTTCTCCTTCGGGCCGGGACCGATCCTGACAGGATCTGTCCTGAAGTGATCACCGCAGGCGAGCGTACCCGCGGTGACAGGGCAGGCGGACGGCAACACCCCTGGCGACCGGATACCCTTTGACCTGACACACGACGATCCCCACAACAGCACACGCGGCCGAGGAGTCACCCGGATGAGCACCACCCAGAGCGAGAGGCTGCGCGGGTTGCTGGAACCGCTCGTCAGCGCGCAGCAGCTGGACCTCGAGGAGATCGAGGTGTCCCGGGCCGGCCGACGTGGAGTGCTGCGGGTCATCGTGGACTCCGACGAGGGCGTGGAGCTGGACACCTGTGCGGAGCTGAGCCGCGCGATCTCCCAGAAGCTGGACGAGACCGACGCGATGGGCGAGGGCGAGTACGTCCTCGAAGTCAGCTCCCCCGGCGCCGACCGCCCGCTGACCGAGCACCGCCACTACGTCCGCGCCACCGGCCGGCTGGCCAGGTTCCACCTCGCCGCCGACGGCTCCGGTGAGCTGGTCGCCCGCATCCTCGCCGTGGACGAGGACGGGCTGGACCTCGAAGTGCCCGGCGTCAAGGGCCGCAAGCCCACGTCCCGCCGCCTCGCCTTCGACGAGATCGCCAAGGCGCGCGTGGAGATCGAATTCAACCGCAAGGACAAGAAGGAAGAGGAGGCGTAGCCGTGGACATCGATGTGAAGCTTTTGAAGGGCTTGGCGCAGGACAAGGAGATCCCCTTCGACGTGCTCGTCGGGGCGATCGAGTCGGCCCTCCTCATCGCGTACCACCGCACCGACGGCAGCCACCGCCGGGCGCGCGTGAAACTCGACGAGAACGGCCACGTCACCGTGTGGGCCAAGGAGGACCCGGCCGACCTCGAAGAGGGCCAGGAGCCCAAGGAGTTCGACGACACCCCCTCCGGGTTCGGCCGGATCGCCGCGACCACCGCCAAGCAGGTCATCCTCCAGCGGCTGCGCGACGCCGAGGACGACCGCACCTTCGGGGAGTACGCGGGCCACGAGGGCGATGTCGTCACCGGCGTCGTCCAGCAGGGCAAGGACCCCAAGAACGTCCTGGTCGACATCGGCAAGATGGAGGCCATGCTGCCGGTCCAGGAGCAGGTCCCGGGCGAGGAGTACACCCACGGCCTGCGTCTTCGTACGTATGTCGTACGGGTCGCCAAGGGCGTCCGCGGCCCCTCGGTGACGCTCTCGCGCACCCACCCGAACCTGGTGAAGAAGCTCTTCGCGCTGGAGGTCCCCGAGATCGCCGACGGTTCGGTGGTCATCGAGGCCATCGCCCGCGAGGCCGGCCACCGCACCAAGATCGCGGTCCGCTCCACCCGTTCGGGCCTCAACGCCAAGGGCGCCTGCATCGGCCCGATGGGCGGCCGTGTGCGCA
Proteins encoded in this window:
- a CDS encoding proline--tRNA ligase, translating into MAQVQRMSRLMIKTLRDDPADAETLSHKLLVRAGYVRRNAAGIWSWLPLGKKVLDNISNVVREEMDAIGAQEVLLPALLPKEPYEASGRWEEYGDLLFRLQDRKGGDYLLGPTHEEIFTQTVKDQCTSYKDLPVMLYQIQTKYRDEARPRSGVLRGREFQMKDSYSFDTTDEGLAHSYALHRAAYIKIFERLGLDHRIVSAVSGAMGGSASEEFLAPAAAGEDTFADCPNCDYAANTEAVTFALAPVDGSAHGAVEELDTPDTPTIETLAAHLGVPASATLKNLLVKVDGEIVAVGVPGHREVDLGKLGEHLAPAVVELVTAEDFVGRDDLVRGYVGPQGLEKVRYLADPRVAPGTAWITGANKDGKHAKNVVAGRDFEVDQYLDVVVVEEGDPCPKCGAGLTLDRAIEIGHIFQLGRKYADTFQLDVLGQQGKPVRVTMGSYGIGVSRAVAALTEQTADDKGLCWPREVAPADVHVVAAGKALQTELALDVSEKLNAAGLRVLVDDRPGVSPGVKFTDSELIGVPKILVAGRRSADGVLELKDRRTGEREELTVDEAIARLTADLA
- the nusA gene encoding transcription termination factor NusA; protein product: MDIDVKLLKGLAQDKEIPFDVLVGAIESALLIAYHRTDGSHRRARVKLDENGHVTVWAKEDPADLEEGQEPKEFDDTPSGFGRIAATTAKQVILQRLRDAEDDRTFGEYAGHEGDVVTGVVQQGKDPKNVLVDIGKMEAMLPVQEQVPGEEYTHGLRLRTYVVRVAKGVRGPSVTLSRTHPNLVKKLFALEVPEIADGSVVIEAIAREAGHRTKIAVRSTRSGLNAKGACIGPMGGRVRNVMAELHGEKIDIVDWSDDPAEMVANALSPARVSKVEVVDLGARSARVTVPDYQLSLAIGKEGQNARLAARLTGWRIDIRPDTETDEERETADRERAERARERSERR
- a CDS encoding aminoglycoside phosphotransferase family protein codes for the protein MGFEPPQRLVRALGEMYGDGAAADWLDRLPTLTEQAIDAAGPDLTVERVAAPGGRSALVLLVRRADGTPAALKIAPPRAEPEQERAALAHWNGWGAVKLLDAPAPDASGALLLERLHHEVSLRSLPEAKALLEAAGTVRRLWVEPPAGHPFETVAERTGRQTEGMRAAAEADPELAPLVDAALAARTELVEGSPELLLLHGNFRQSKVLSGERAPWLTVGPEPLVGERAYDLARLVRDRAEDLIASPGGPVTARRRVKRLAESLEVEQARLHGWTLFRAVESGTRALAEGRRQMGEVNLEFAGWL
- a CDS encoding ferritin-like domain-containing protein, coding for MTLPSEDEAPSPALTAAQAALAAEHAAVYGYGVLGGRVAEKRRTEANAAYDGHRARRDTLMRTVRDLGGAPVAAEAAYALPFAVTDTASALRLAAVLEDRVAGVYSDLVRATEGPARADAAGALREAAVRAARWRGGNVAFPGLAERAPGADPASTTGPVEAAGADGTA
- the rimP gene encoding ribosome maturation factor RimP, producing MSTTQSERLRGLLEPLVSAQQLDLEEIEVSRAGRRGVLRVIVDSDEGVELDTCAELSRAISQKLDETDAMGEGEYVLEVSSPGADRPLTEHRHYVRATGRLARFHLAADGSGELVARILAVDEDGLDLEVPGVKGRKPTSRRLAFDEIAKARVEIEFNRKDKKEEEA